ACGGCAACGTCACTCCGTTTGATGCGTTGGCTGTCATCAATGAGCTCAATCAGCGCGGGGCCCGATCGCTGGGAATTCGTCCCGCGACTGTCTCCGCCGGTGGAGAAGGGGAATCGAGCCCCGACGACTTTTTCTTCGACGTGAACAACGACGGCATGGTCACGCCGTTTGATGCTCTCGCGGTGATCAACACCCTGAACGCCGAAGGGGAAGATGGGGACGACCTGATGGCGTTCACCATCCATGCCTATTCGCCCGACACAGACACCCCGATCACCACGCTCGCTCGCGGCGAAGAGTTCGATCTGGTGGTGAAGGTGGACGACCTCCGTCTCGGTGGCAGCGGTGTGTTCTTCGGCCAAGTCGACATTTTGCACGATCGCTCGAAGGCAGACCTGGTCACTCGCGAAGTGACGCTCCTGTCTTTCACGCCTGAAGTGTCGGGCGGTTCGTTCACCTTGACATTCAACGGACAAACAACGGCCCCGATTAACTTCTCGAGCACGCAGTCGACGATGTCGAATCGTATCGAGAACGCGCTGCTGGCCCTGCCGAACATCGATCCCTTTGATGTCGATGTGACCGTGAACTACGCGGATGTGTTCAGCACGCGTCAGTACTGGGTGACGTACAAGGGACAGTTCGGCGGCATCGATCTGCCCAACGACATTCTGACTGCCAACACCACCGGTCTCACCGGCACCGGCGCTGCACTCAACATTTCGACGTTTGCTGACAGCAACGTGGCGAATTCCAACTCGGTGCGAGAATCGTTCCGCACCTACGTGATTCCAGATGTAGTCGACGAATTGTCGTACATCGCGAACCTTAGTGCTTCGCTCGGCACCGATCGCTTCAACGATGTTAGCGCACAAGCCAGCTTGGGAACACCTCCCGGTTCCGACCCCGTCGAACTCGTGCGTGCTCGCGTACGTGCGACCGATGGTGGCACCTTGACCTTCACGCTCGATCGATCGTCGCTGGGTCTTTCCGAAGTCAGTCTGTTCAACTTCAATCGTCCTCTGCTCGAGTCGGAAATTGCCTTCAACATTCCGGCTGTAACGCTCACGGTTACCGAAGCAGCGACTGCGAATCCCGACGTCGCTACGGTTGCGGAAGGAAATGCCACCGGTGTGGTGATCTCGCCACTTGGTAACGATACGGTTCAAACCGGCACCAAGCAGATTCCAGCGTTCACGTCGTTCACCACGGTCAATGGTGGCCTTGTCGAGCGACTCAACAGCACCCAGATTCGCTATACCAACACGACCAACTTCGCTGGTGTTGACGAGTTTAACTACACGCTCTCTAACGGCCTGGGGGCTACCGATACCAGCACGATCTCGGTCACGGTGACCGGTGTTAACGATGCACCAGTCATCGGTTTGCCACCCGCTGGTCAGACCACCGCAGAAGATACTGCCTTGCTGCTGACCGGTGCCAACGTCATCTCGATCAGCGACGTCGATATTCTTCCTAGCGCCACGATGGTTGCCACGCTCAGTTCGAGCCAGGGGACATTCAGCTTGACATCGGTTCCCGGTGTTTCGATCTCAGGCAACTTGAGTGGTAGTGTCAACATTAGCGGCACACTGTCGGCGATCAACAGTGCTCTGGCGACCCTCGTCTTCACCCCCACGAGTAACTTTAGCGGCACGGCCACGATCAATGTGACCGCCAACGATGGTGGCTCGTCGGGTACGGGTGGTGCGCTGCAGACTAACAGCAGCTTCACGGTGAATGTTACGGCGGTGAACGACGGCCCCGGCATCACTGCGCTCCTGTCGCGGACGATGTTCGAAGACGAAGTGCTCCTCCTGGGAAGTCCAACCCCAATTACGGTGAGCGACGTTGACGTCGGTGCCGGGCTGATGTCGATCACGGTCACGGCACCCAACGGCACCCTGACGGCAGACATGCCTGCCGGTACCGGTGGTGCACGATCGGGCCAAGGAACCAGCACACTGACGCTGACCGGCTCGCTGGCGAACCTCAACGCCGCGCTCCTGACCCTCACCTACGATCCGAACAACGGATTCTTCTCGACCGAAACGATCTCGCTGGTCGTTTCCGACAATGGTAACACCGGAACTCCGGGGGCTTTGACTGCGTCGGCCGACATTGTGGTCAACGTGCAGCCGACCGTTCGTCCTCGTGCTCGCGACGACGTCTTCAGTGTCGCTGAAGGTAACACGACCCAGATGGATGTGCTCGTCAATGACGAAGCGAACATCCCTGATCCAACGGTTTACAACCGCGTGCTTGATTCGTTCGATATCGACGCCATGGCAGATATCAACGGCACCCCCACGGCCGTGGGCACGATCTCGCGCGTCGAAGCTGGTTTGGCCGGATCTGCCGATGATCTTCTGCTCTACACCCCCAAGGCAGGTTTTGAAGACTTCTTTGGAACGGTGGTGTTCAGCTACACGATGACCGACGACAAGCCAGGGAGCATTCCTGTTACGGCGATCGTCACCCTCACTGTCACCAACGTGAACGATGCTCCAGTTGCTATCGACGATAGCTACTTCATCGACGAAGACACGACGCTGATCGTCCCAGGCTCTGGAAACTTGGACACCCTCATCGCGAACGACGAAGATGTCGATGGCGACAATCTCTCGGTAACTGTGACCCAACTCCCAACCAACGGCACGCTGAGCTGGAACCCCAACGGTTCCTTCACCTACACGCCCAACAGCAACTACAACGGCGTCGATGAGTTCAGCTACACCGTGAGCGACGGAGTGATCACCTCGAACGTGGCGACGGTTTCGATTTTCATTGCCGCTGTGAACGATGCCCCGGTGGGAGTTGTCGACTCGTACACCACGCTCGAAGATACGACCCTCAACGTCAACGGCACGATCGCATTCCCTTCGGTCCTCGCGAACGACACCGATGTGGAAAACGACCC
This window of the Pirellula staleyi DSM 6068 genome carries:
- a CDS encoding Ig-like domain-containing protein, with protein sequence MTKHRRRSPLTAGSRSLSTARKAVAVRKLFAAERLESRSMMAGDLFVSDYWNNMKPTDVNGDGNVTPFDALAVINELNQRGARSLGIRPATVSAGGEGESSPDDFFFDVNNDGMVTPFDALAVINTLNAEGEDGDDLMAFTIHAYSPDTDTPITTLARGEEFDLVVKVDDLRLGGSGVFFGQVDILHDRSKADLVTREVTLLSFTPEVSGGSFTLTFNGQTTAPINFSSTQSTMSNRIENALLALPNIDPFDVDVTVNYADVFSTRQYWVTYKGQFGGIDLPNDILTANTTGLTGTGAALNISTFADSNVANSNSVRESFRTYVIPDVVDELSYIANLSASLGTDRFNDVSAQASLGTPPGSDPVELVRARVRATDGGTLTFTLDRSSLGLSEVSLFNFNRPLLESEIAFNIPAVTLTVTEAATANPDVATVAEGNATGVVISPLGNDTVQTGTKQIPAFTSFTTVNGGLVERLNSTQIRYTNTTNFAGVDEFNYTLSNGLGATDTSTISVTVTGVNDAPVIGLPPAGQTTAEDTALLLTGANVISISDVDILPSATMVATLSSSQGTFSLTSVPGVSISGNLSGSVNISGTLSAINSALATLVFTPTSNFSGTATINVTANDGGSSGTGGALQTNSSFTVNVTAVNDGPGITALLSRTMFEDEVLLLGSPTPITVSDVDVGAGLMSITVTAPNGTLTADMPAGTGGARSGQGTSTLTLTGSLANLNAALLTLTYDPNNGFFSTETISLVVSDNGNTGTPGALTASADIVVNVQPTVRPRARDDVFSVAEGNTTQMDVLVNDEANIPDPTVYNRVLDSFDIDAMADINGTPTAVGTISRVEAGLAGSADDLLLYTPKAGFEDFFGTVVFSYTMTDDKPGSIPVTAIVTLTVTNVNDAPVAIDDSYFIDEDTTLIVPGSGNLDTLIANDEDVDGDNLSVTVTQLPTNGTLSWNPNGSFTYTPNSNYNGVDEFSYTVSDGVITSNVATVSIFIAAVNDAPVGVVDSYTTLEDTTLNVNGTIAFPSVLANDTDVENDPLTADLLTTTTRGTLTFNEADGTFTYVPTLNLNGPDSFTYRAFDGDKYSAPVTVTINVTPVNDAPTATTDNYVVEERATLTVAAPGVLGNDVDTVEGSPLTAQLQSSTSNGTLNFNANGSFTYTPNNGFLGTDSFTYRASDGTAFSAITTVNILVTDVNDPPTANPDSYTTAEDTALIVPGAGLLPTLLANDTDPESVNTSLTTLLVSGPTSGSLTLNGNGTFTYTPATNFNGTATFTYRVSDGVLFSPPTTVTITVTPVNDAPVVTNKSILAVKDIADQDFIIVTAADTDVENNNLTVVGLSTTNVVSASNSITTIAGGTVTISGTKGILYTPAAGYEGPDSFFYTVSDGTAQVVAQVNVSVVSFRTTDVTGRVYYDADKDGGLDPAESGIAGAKVRIVGTDFQGNSVSTGYVLTDENGYYLFEDVLPGSYHIEQLQPASLADGAETAGNGGALTLANDKIALSLPILGIIGGSNGHLFGEKGIDPLALTSPAGLYAEMLASSGSNGVVFEFDISGNTTWFYKMQGWSGLEEITFQLSADRASGILTVNGGSPTTIYQAPQTGSASAPRFRILGTTHSGNIMIRLDGTATGFGLNLAAAEGEPADPAMQQYEHAVDAAFGDESTWA